In Streptococcus oralis, a single window of DNA contains:
- a CDS encoding RluA family pseudouridine synthase → MQFTFTLPESLPQMTVKQFLEEQLLIPRKIRHFLRTKKNILINHKEVHWNEIVKPGDICQLTFDEEDYPKKEILWGNPDLVQEVYQDQHLIIVNKPEGMKTHGNQPGEIALLNHVSAYVDQTCYVVHRLDMETSGLVLFAKNPFILPILNRLLEKKEIARDYWALIEGRVESKELVFRDKIGRDRHDRRKRIVDAKNGQYAETHISRLKQFPNKTTLVRCKLKTGRTHQIRVHLSHHKHPILGDPLYNSRSKVSRLMLHAFRLSFTHPLTLEQLSFTALSDTFETELKQNG, encoded by the coding sequence ATGCAATTCACATTTACACTACCCGAATCCTTGCCTCAAATGACGGTCAAACAATTTTTAGAGGAACAACTCCTCATCCCTAGAAAAATTCGCCATTTTTTGAGAACAAAGAAGAACATCTTAATTAACCACAAAGAAGTTCACTGGAACGAGATAGTCAAGCCAGGGGACATTTGTCAGTTGACTTTTGACGAGGAAGATTATCCCAAAAAAGAAATCCTTTGGGGCAACCCAGACCTCGTTCAAGAGGTTTATCAAGACCAACATCTCATTATCGTCAACAAGCCAGAGGGAATGAAAACTCACGGAAATCAACCTGGTGAAATTGCCCTTCTCAACCACGTCTCTGCCTACGTTGACCAAACCTGCTATGTCGTTCATCGCTTGGATATGGAAACAAGCGGTTTAGTGCTTTTTGCTAAAAATCCTTTTATCTTACCTATCCTCAATCGTTTGTTGGAAAAAAAGGAAATCGCTCGTGATTACTGGGCACTTATAGAAGGGCGAGTAGAGAGTAAAGAACTTGTCTTTCGAGATAAAATTGGTCGTGATCGACACGATCGTAGAAAAAGAATAGTCGATGCCAAAAATGGACAATATGCTGAAACACATATCAGTCGATTAAAGCAATTTCCAAACAAGACTACCCTTGTCCGTTGCAAACTAAAGACCGGTCGAACGCATCAGATTCGTGTTCACCTTTCTCATCACAAGCATCCTATCTTGGGCGATCCTCTCTATAACTCTAGATCAAAAGTAAGCAGGCTCATGCTTCATGCCTTTCGACTTTCTTTTACTCATCCACTCACCTTAGAACAATTGAGTTTTACTGCCCTCTCAGATACTTTCGAAACAGAATTAAAACAAAATGGATGA